The nucleotide sequence TTGGTTACAATTAAACTTCCTCCTGCCATTCCACCCATAGTGTTATTTCCACTAGCACTGCTGGTCATAACTAGAGCAGAATTAATTCCTCCTGGCATTGACATGGTAGGATTACTTCCAGCCATGCTCATTGACGATTGAAGGCCTCCCATCGAATTAGCAATGGACATTTGATTATTTGCCAAGGAACTGGCTATACTACTTGGTAAATTTCCCAAACTCACAACCATTTGTGGATCAACAACTTTAGAGACAGAAACATTTGGTGGAGATTGCATATTTGGACTTTTATTACCCAAAGTTCCAGCAGCCATTGCTAATGAATTGGCAACCAAGTTTTTGTTGCCctgtttcaaaaaataatagaattagtaattttttttatatgtgtatatatatatatatatacatatatataatagaacatatatatatatatatatatatatatatatgcataatattttatatatatatatatatatatatatatatatatatatatatatatatacatatatatatacgaacttGTTGTTGTATGAGATGATGCGAaagttgctgttgttgttgtacaTGCTGTCTAAGTTCTGAATCAAGAGCACCATTTTGTTGCCCTGGACCTGGACCTGTTGCTGGTGGTTTAGCACTTTCAGTTGCAGAACCCCAAGACCCCGATGACAATAGATCATCAGGTAGATCATTTTCAAGATCAAACATATCTGTGTTTGTTATATAATCTGAgaataaacattttcattagtaaaagtgttttaatatatatattgctataAAAGATACTAGTTACTACAAAAGTAAAATGCCTAATCATAGATGCTGCATCATGATATTaagcatattttattttgaaactaaacattttttttatttacagatatatatatatatatatatatatataagatgtatttatatattataaatatataagagagTTCAACACCATGACTCAAGAATTACTTTTCTAGATaactagttaaaaatattgttagataatgatattaaatgtaaCATATACCATAGAGACCAAAAAACCATTAGTAAATGATATAAAGATAAGATTCATCACCGTCACCATAGCTTCTatctaaagatttaataataaaattttcatactaccacatgtaatataaatgcatgttataaaatatacctgCATGTAAAGATAcatgcacatatatatatatatacatgcacaaattttttgacatttatgtacatatcatattttcaattgtaaaaaattatatttgttcaaattataCTAATCtacaatgtttaaaatatatttatcatataaaaatatttccttaacTTACTTACATGATTGACCATACAACAACGGAGAAAAAAGGGGtcaaatgcaaatttaaaaaaaatatatatatataaaaaaaagaaaataaaacaatatgaaTTTCTACACAaactacatttaaatataaaaaacatatacataaataaataagacatGAGACATACAATGTGTGAGCATAACTTAAAGAAGTTTATATTACagcagaataaaaatttcttcacaaTAAAGACGTGCTAAACTACAAAAGCAGCAAAGCTACTAATGGCAAACTTTAGAGTAGACAGTCATGCGAAGAAATCATAATCACTCTAAAgagtatttacaattattattataaatggaatatttttttaatgctataacattaaaaaaagtttctgaaactcttacaattaatataaatcagtttatttcaattatagtaTCAATtacctataaataaatataaaaacaattatatacaaaacattataattaccTACCTAACaacctaatttaattttattttattaaacatcatcacattttatttaaaaaaaatttatacaacaaaacttaatagttttaatttagtataaaattttagagcTCTGTACATGTGTGTCGCATGTCCATATTACATTTATCACACATAAAAGTGTTTAaagcataattttttatattttcaatattatatattaaattaaaatgatttatttttttacaatattcagagtgatccaatttttctccagtattttataaaagaaacaaatttctctcaaatataaaacaatacatttgttacatttatttattcttatattctattatataagtaaacaATCCTTatgtttattagattttacatataacaataataaaataattttattgaaccaTAGTGACAATATACCAAaactatatacattttttgaacaatataaaaatgttttaatcattttagcAGTAAATTAtgacaaaaattgaaagtaattaaatgattttacaaCTTTATGATACTAATAAATGAGATGAATGGACAGACAAACAAATTTTGTAGtgctaaatttaatatttttgaactttttGCTGggttttgtaataatatttacttctttTCTGGATGGTATGGTTGTTCCAATGTGGCTGCAGCTGATGCTGTTGTAGATGTTGTTGTTGTGGCGGGCCCTGCATTTGTTGCATGTTACCACTGCCACCTCCCCCGTAGTTTGTATAAGCATGGTGCATCATTAGAGGCGCCATACCCACTACATATATCACAGTTTTTATTTCAGACTGTAGAAAAACTGTCTATGCTTTCGGGATCACAGCTTTTAAGCAGCAGAAATAgcctaaattttctttttaataaagtaatttaattaatatgaataaaccTAAATAATAAAGACTATGTCTGCCACTTATTTTGTGTAACCTGACTAAATTTTGTGATTGATACATCAAGTATTTAAGTGGCACagtcattattaatttaatatgggattatatgaaatattattattgagttCAGAAACTGTTAAGGTGATCAAGTAGCacttaaagaaaataagaatcaaGAGATGGTTAGCGCATCAATCATGCCagcatatcttttttttaataattatttaaacttcatGCATTTGCCATGCactacaaaaataaaagaagaactaaatttaatgatgactaaaaaatttacaaaatactattattttatttaggttaaattttaattaagagaaaGAACGTGCAACAAGACAAGAAGTTATAGATTATGTAATACAaacaattactttttaaacacggaatatttttatgaccTCTGAGCAAAATTTATACACTATATGCAAATTGCCTAACATAATTgtcaaatgatttttatgaaattttcaaataaattattcaatgaaatagtatataaaaaattatttattaagattgaattacataaaaaaataaaaattttgattaaaatatcatcaatatgagtattgtgatataattgaatattataattctgaagtattattatttattgatttttatataaacaaattgattattaattaaaattttagaaaatgattttatattattcaatcacATTAATAACAACATGTTAAACAATtagcaatattatattataattttcgcatcgatatttctttctaacaATTTAGGTTAGTTTATAAACAGTTAACTATCAGTCAAATATAATTCCGATCGTTATAgatgacaataaaaaaaagaaaattaaatgattttaggATATGTTGAATAGGATCCTGTCAAAGGATAACACTTGTAACACAAAAATGATACAATCAGCTATAACCACAGCACTCCTAAAAGttcaaaaacaatataaaaatattgtgtaaatagatattattttttgaatttatttttaaaaaaaattaagactaCAGAAAGAAGGttttatttcttaagaaaaaccgaagcattaatatataataactttgcTCAAAGGATTGCACCCGTCAAAAAATTGACAGTGTGCTTTTGATAAACAACGACGagcatatatttcttaataataagaaagatatGTGCATATatcatgtaattaaaaatctatgtgCTACTTGCGACGTTTATCCCTGAAGGTTAGTCGCGTAGCAACCCTGACTAATTCAGCAAAGTTTtgcgatgaaattaaaaaacttaccTGCGGAATCCGAAGTCCCCTGAAAAGGATCCCCCAGTTTTGGCCGCTTATTCGGCGGGCCGTCCACCAGGTGGTCGGCCATGGTTTCTTTAtaggattaattatttcttctttcaggCTGTTTACTCCCGGTAGCAAGtacgcggcggcggcggcagcAAGTCGGGACGaccgcacgcacgcacgcacgcaggCAGACACGCACGCAGGCACGTATACACGGGTACACACACGGGCGAAACGCTGCACTACGCCACTAGAAgattgctgctgctgttgctatTACTGCTAGTATTGCTGCTTCCTCCTTCTCGGTGAAGCCGCAAAAATTCACCAAGCTCTTAGCATATTCGCAAGCATGACAATAACAATGAAAACCGCGGCGCGTGGAGCGTCCCCGAGCACGCTTCGATACACGATCAACCATTGGGCATCGTCGGGGGTACGTCGAACCCCGCGCTAAAGCCTACACACACagtaaatttttcgatagatGCACGGACCACTCGCGCGAGAACGGGACAGGCCGAGAAATTAATAAGACTATCAGTATCGTAATTCTGAGGATCACCACTCAGATTAAATGCACACACCACCAAACGAGTTCTCACGTTATATTCGGTCTAGACGGTCGCTCACGACTCGTCAAACACTCAAGTGTGGCGGACTGGCTGCGCGCACGGCGCTAGCTCGCAGCAACGATATCGCTCTTGAGGCCCGCTGGCAccatctttctctcctcttctctcgccTTGGTACACTGCGACACGGGGCGCGCGAATGATCACCGCGGACGCGGCTCGCTTTCCCCACACATTCGAGGCAATCACGGACGCCAGGAGGCAAAGACGAACAAATGAGTCGGCTCCGGGGCGGCCACCGCGCGCCACAGAAATTCGCTCGGGAAAAGCGATCGCGAGAGTTCTGCACCGCACGAGTATCGGCTAACGTAAAATGGCGGCTGCTGTTGACGAGAAGTTTTTCTACGCTTGTCAGAAAATGTCCGACTGGTTCCGTATAGTTGCCGTGACATTAGACTAGCCATCTGATTGGTCTATATGATCACGTGACCTAATCACTTGCTATTATTGGTCAAACTGCTGCGAGGCCACGAACGCTGTGATTACGTTCACGCCGCCGGTCCAACAGCCGCGAGAATTTCGTTTATTCCTCTGCCGCCATTTGATAAAGGCCGGTCTTACATAGTGGTTGTAAGATACTTCTTGAATTAGATTTATCATTGGTATTAGAATatgtttatagaaaaaattaacaatacgataaaattatataataaagtactTTTAACAATTTACTTCGCTTTAGTGatgttcaaaattcaaaaaaattgaaaaaattctagCCTAATTGTTTCTTGCTGGAAAATATCAAGATAATAGTTtgcatgatataatttatatattatatagagataaatttattaagatattttgtaatttataatattctatacatatttttttaaattatttaaaattttgttttatttatatttatatatacataaactttttaatatttattataatgtgtcataaataaaatttataaattttacaaacatatttttatcgaaataaaaatcacttttttattaaatttgtattaaattgtaaaattgtattaaaattttgatgaaatgaaaatgaatatacatCTTTTTCGACATAACCTTCGGGATTTTTGCAAGTATTATGTAATACGAATAAtagaatcattaaatatataaatatactgtatttttttattttatagatcatATATAGATCAATTttgtttacaaaattatatttagcaaCTAGttctgtatttaaaatatttattgattttcaaaaattttattttttgaatatctttatGTATGATTCattcattgaaatttgtaaattatatgtacaaatatCCATATcgctttctcttttataattataaaattaaaatattggtaTGATTATATTCATGATAAATttgtatctataaattttcttttaataaaatatctatttgtaTATTAGGAATGACAAGAAActcaaaaattgtatttattactgCATTGACAAAATCAAGAGTGATAAAGGGATATCATTACAAGATGGCCAGGGATTTCTCGATCGACAGGTTAAAAGGAAGAATGTACACATATACAAGGTGGGGAGTTGCGTTGCGCAGAACGTCCTCTGTTCGAGAAAGAGAATCTGACTCGTGATAGGTGCGAACGGCACGCGACTCAGTGCACGCATATATTGTGCGTGAACTTGTTTCCATCTCTTTTTTCTACTTTGTTCTTTCTCGCTCTTTCAGATATGCGTTTGTGTGCGCTCGCACGCGCACGATAGTGTCAGATACACAGAATTGTGTAAAGAAAAAGGTGAACATGAGAAGAGAGGGAGTATTGGAAATGGGACGGGAATTAGATGACGCCGTGGCAGCAGCCACCTAGCCACCCATTTCAGTGACAGCGACAGCGACGGCAATTCTTTATGAGGTGTTGCTAGTTGCTTgtatccattatttttttcttaattttaattattaagaataagtgagcttaataattttttttgataatctcttagtgatatttattcatatactatataataataagaataattaaataattaattaatttaaaatacgatatcgagtatttaatgttatttttagtcttgaattttattttgcttttaatagatgtatttttaatattcttttaaaatcaattataattttttaataatatttaataatatttatatcaacaaatgtcataatatttattcaaatcattaaaaaaaattcattagttttataaaaaatatgtaatgaaattttttgcaaattatattttaagtatttcatttaaaaaattatattatgattaattttataaaaataaatcttagattcattaatatttcaacattcTGATATTAgctattgattattttaatattatgacatttatatttaataattgaataaaaaaaatatgtatgataaaatctttaaatttttaagttaaagtaaaaattgtataatttattatctattcttcaaaatttgtttcttatgatatatgttttaaaaaatagattgaaaaataaaaaaaatgaaatagtattttttataagttttaaatatttacatcattTCACAAGTATATTAGAAAtcttatacttaaaaaatataagattttttatgtttatattatttttagtaaaaccagaaatatccataaaaatcaaatttataaatcaaaaaaatataaaatattcaaaatcagtattttataaattttaattttcttgaagaataataactattcatttataattcaattataattcatttatattttttttataattctttattttttgaaactaaaaaaaaaccaagtattttaattttaaagtattatcataatttcttttaatattaataatattaatattataatatcattaatttataaaatcttaaaatataaaaattatattttactatgtattaatgttatgaaaatttgcattttattgtaaaaatttaatacaatatcaaattttaattttgaatttaaaattttaaataaatatataaataaaaaaagaattcaaataaagtaagaaatgaaattgtgttatattaattatatatattaatatattacatatagtGTAGTATAGCACaagttcattttaatattttattgcaatagaatatattatacttaaattatatttatttcaatatatcacTATTTATCAATTACCATGACaacatatattatcataaagaaACATTTCATAAAATCGCGGGAAATCATATTAGATAGGTTATGTTGTTTAGAGACTTACCGAGACTGAACCCTTTCATTGTTGCCagatttatgtttaatatagtTAGTATTAGAatcaattatgtatattttcaatttattaaaaaactttcgaatatttcatttattttcgaattgtatattttcaaattatttgtaaagaataatacatacaaaaaaaatatgtaaaaatagcaAACAAcatcatgaaaatttatcgatagtcCTTACCGAAGTGTTACGTAAaagtattcataaaaaaaacgtTACAGTGTTAATGATGCTATTctattaacttattttttttaattttttattcattagataattaattttgtattatatatatatttcctaacatattttataataaaagaataattgttattaattataaaattattctatataatataatgcgtACTGtattcctatatttttaagaaataatcaaaatatctataaaagatgtattaacccatttctaattttaattaatatataaaattattaaaaatatctaattgcatagtaaaaattaatattaattatattaacattacatTTCAATTGTTATAAACCAAATGGGTTATTTTCATGCTAGCTTTGAGTCACTGATATCGCCATCGTTATCTACTGTGATAAGGGACGCAGTTTTTGTAATCTCGCCGTCGATACGATACGATTCCATctcatattatttgtaataattataaatttaatttgttatgcgctttatcataaataaagtacggatatatagcaaaaataattttaatcttacattaaataaaaaaaaaaatatataattttcttaacgcaaaaattctaattattcaataCCAATTTATGGATTATATATTTGCGTAACAAATAATTGTGATGGATTAAAGATACAAggtcattttttaaatctcgataTTCTTATTACAGTCCTTAATATTTTgctggaaattgaaaaaaaatttacaacaatacgatacaagaaatatatattgttacaataaagaataataataaaaaattaaaataataaaaaatattctttcttaaagttttataatacgaaattactaaaaaaaaattggaattatatatatttatttaaaataattgaagaattccCATGAATTATAGGAGCAAGGTCGTTTGTGTTCAAATCGTATCAAAGTCATAAAAAGACTATTCACAGGTTGAGATAAATCTCCAAGTTCAGTTAAATGACGTTACATCATAAATCAAAGACAACCCTCGTTATACTtacatgattattttaaagatgctttgaaaatatctttctttcttttttttttttaagattttttttagaaacatattttaaattattgtaatagttTAGTTTTTtagcatttaaaaaattattgtaatttaattgtgACAACATGTGAAAtgtgaataattgttttaatatattttaattttttaaaatatgtaataaatatattttatatattgttttataataattgaataaataaaaagtaaaatataaataaaaaatataatttctaaaaatatattttaaaatgaatttactcttttgaattatatatatgtagatatacataaaacataaatgaaatcaaacatctaatacatattattcataaatatattataaatttgaaattaaatatatttattcattattttttttatatttatataatttaataaaaatttgtagaataTTTGCTTATATAGtttgcaaattaatattttaatataatatttaattattaattttgttaaattaatttaatttaaagaaatcttagcagaaatacaaattaataaaataaaattgaatttttaatgtaatagaaaaaacttttaatatgatacatttttaaaatttcataaaattaaaattatgactcaatttaaatgtataatatataatgtagcaagaatttaaatatattaagaaataaatcaagTACAAATAAGTAAACAACTTGCttgaaagaaacattttttttttttaatataaacaagaattaatattacttgaatataacaattgaatatctatatctgcattttataaactatttatcattttttgataacaaaaagtataatccaacatcaatatttaatactttttataaataatcttacataaatttcaatataataactgatcaatataataattgattaagtaATTAACACACAAACATACCATGtaacagaaaaaatataatatgaaataacatttttcatattcatcttaaagtaaaataaaacattaaatgtgaattaataaattacatatacaataaagtaatatattagaattaaatatatttaatttactcaagtatttaattaaaattttaatttaaaccaattggttttatatgaattaaaagaatatgtagaacaattatacatatataaatatatagatactagaacaatatcattatttttatgactgaaatgttaagaaaattaacaataacaattttttcaaaaaactcATTCAGTCTCTTATAAcatgataattatatcaaaaattaagtgAATCTGATCTGCATAAAGTgtattatagtatttaaaaaataaaaaaatccaattttttcctataaaattgaaatcaaaattgttgTTGAGCATGTAATTATTCCTGttgtttctttcgtttttgtcgtttttctttcaattctttttgaattttgtaaatttttttggcAAGCAAATAGTAATACTGTGATCTTGAATTGgtcatttcatatatatcaCTTTCAACTTTTCTTGCATATGCAACAAGATTATGCATTCTTTTATCAAGCATAGCCCGCGGATCAGTAgtgggaaatattttttgaactaatttatgaacaaaataatttctaagatCTGGTGTTACAGTTTGATGCCAATCTTTTGATTCCTGTATCGATGTTGCTGTTACTTGACCTGATTGAAGTCCAGCTGGAAGTTGAAGATTAGCCAATCTATTTTCATTTGGAACACTAAATTGTCCTGAATCATTTAAACTAAATAATTGTTGCATATTGACAGATTGTTGTATGTTTGCAGCAGTTGCTGCAGCAGCAGGCGTGGGGCCGGTGGTAGGTGCTGCTTGATTACTAGCTACACCAACTGTATTAGGATCTGGATTTAAAGGAAGAGAAACATTTGGAGCAACAACTTGTTGCCCGGCACCAACTATGGATTGACCTGGTGCAGTCTGAGTTTGAGGTTGAGTTAATCGGACATTTCCTATAGTTCCGGGTGTTCCTTGCATGCCTGGTGTTGGCATTCTCCTAGTAACACATTGACTTGCTACTAAACCAGGCGTTGTAGTAGGGCATGGAATTCCTAATGCGTCATACGCTCTTCTCATTTCGGTTTGACTCGGATTTGGTTGACTATTTGGTTGAGTTGTAGATGCTGCAGCAGTATTTGtcgttttattcttatttgctTGCTTTAAAGATAGGCATACAGGACAATCATTGTGATTGCAATGTTTCCAATGACTAATAATTTGTCTTGAAGAACTACAATGTggttttgtacaatttttcccTGC is from Apis mellifera strain DH4 linkage group LG2, Amel_HAv3.1, whole genome shotgun sequence and encodes:
- the LOC726332 gene encoding CREB-binding protein isoform X2 — protein: MGTNMTAMQDSRFGGTGGPISSTNIVGGQEGGMAQQAQPPAPSPAQPQSDAPSGGQPGSQAIQGQMPGTGAPTGTTKSTADPEKLIQQQLVLLLHAHKCQRRESQANGDVWQCSLPDCKTMKNVLTHMTTCQAGKNCTKPHCSSSRQIISHWKHCNHNDCPVCLSLKQANKNKTTNTAAASTTQPNSQPNPSQTEMRRAYDALGIPCPTTTPGLVASQCVTRRMPTPGMQGTPGTIGNVRLTQPQTQTAPGQSIVGAGQQVVAPNVSLPLNPDPNTVGVASNQAAPTTGPTPAAAATAANIQQSVNMQQLFSLNDSGQFSVPNENRLANLQLPAGLQSGQVTATSIQESKDWHQTVTPDLRNYFVHKLVQKIFPTTDPRAMLDKRMHNLVAYARKVESDIYEMTNSRSQYYYLLAKKIYKIQKELKEKRQKRKKQQE
- the LOC726332 gene encoding CREB-binding protein isoform X1; this translates as MTSMPNMGQIGVSSPYYGMGTNMTAMQDSRFGGTGGPISSTNIVGGQEGGMAQQAQPPAPSPAQPQSDAPSGGQPGSQAIQGQMPGTGAPTGTTKSTADPEKLIQQQLVLLLHAHKCQRRESQANGDVWQCSLPDCKTMKNVLTHMTTCQAGKNCTKPHCSSSRQIISHWKHCNHNDCPVCLSLKQANKNKTTNTAAASTTQPNSQPNPSQTEMRRAYDALGIPCPTTTPGLVASQCVTRRMPTPGMQGTPGTIGNVRLTQPQTQTAPGQSIVGAGQQVVAPNVSLPLNPDPNTVGVASNQAAPTTGPTPAAAATAANIQQSVNMQQLFSLNDSGQFSVPNENRLANLQLPAGLQSGQVTATSIQESKDWHQTVTPDLRNYFVHKLVQKIFPTTDPRAMLDKRMHNLVAYARKVESDIYEMTNSRSQYYYLLAKKIYKIQKELKEKRQKRKKQQE